From Plectropomus leopardus isolate mb chromosome 4, YSFRI_Pleo_2.0, whole genome shotgun sequence, the proteins below share one genomic window:
- the rln3b gene encoding relaxin-3b, with protein sequence MWKAALLTLGLLVVLVERVQCSDGHPSFYGVKLCGREFIRAVIFTCGGSRWRRSIGDSALIGEEAFDPWDTKPIPQLTGEQDPADAPAWRDQTLNGPSLAAGFSRSARSPILEDVLEALRSADRKGRDVVVGLSNACCKWGCSKSEISSLC encoded by the exons ATGTGGAAAGCAGCACTCTTGACCCTTGGCTTGTTGGTCGTACTGGTAGAGCGGGTGCAGTGCAGTGACGGCCATCCCTCTTTCTACGGGGTGAAACTGTGTGGAAGAGAGTTCATACGAGCCGTCATCTTTACCTGCGGAGGTTCTCGCTGGAGGAGAAGTATAGGAGACTCAG CTCTTATTGGAGAAGAGGCCTTTGACCCATGGGACACAAAGCCCATCCCTCAACTTACCGGCGAGCAGGATCCTGCAGACGCCCCAGCATGGAGGGATCAGACACTGAATGGGCCATCGTTGGCGGCTGGATTCAGCCGCTCAGCTCGCTCACCAATCTTGGAAGATGTGTTGGAGGCTCTGCGGAGTGCAGACAGGAAAGGACGGGATGTAGTGGTCGGGCTCTCCAATGCCTGCTGCAAGTGGGGCTGTAGCAAAAGTGAAATCAGCTCCCTGTGCTGA